In a single window of the Elaeis guineensis isolate ETL-2024a chromosome 8, EG11, whole genome shotgun sequence genome:
- the LOC105050822 gene encoding uncharacterized protein, producing the protein MDAPPSSAVIVKRLASCNKSIRDRAVRALTAWLPQQPEDAVSEGDLLKIWKGLFYCVWHSDKLPAQVDLINRLASLLDALAAPLADRYFEAFVLTIRREWGGIDFLRLDKFYLLNRRFLRHLFLLLKKNDWDLDLSARLIGILLEKSLLAADKYPAQGVNYHVAEIFLDEIKEFLPLCVETLDVLLKPFFFVLEKSPDKVLVNKIKVNVFDRLLQHGAKLLDIEKAGNQVESCSDVEKFGKIPFAWNFSKNFLDSASASETLQGNRKALFGLRDGFLKLEKDLEKSGVHISVQHRENGNSVKVPEPVVSENSEPFELEMGSGDGASDDQPPKKKKKKSKKASSGTEKKSKSKKKKSLDSNTETNDAEPITDINNVVNGENVVNGDATETHDVINFDECVISSLQKQFEKAAAEAGMANDNERLSALQASLVTNTMPKKRKRAKSADRKTTTSGNDADGGSIAGKSREKSVKKVRFSMKNNLVWKPHNPLPPQSLRLPPSATPRGSALKQGIPPGPIKETPPKVKKIKVKTDSVKKIRKRSAVSSAVKHLLKLQSLST; encoded by the coding sequence ATGGACGCACCCCCCTCCAGCGCAGTCATCGTGAAGCGCTTGGCGTCCTGCAACAAGTCCATCCGCGACCGCGCCGTCCGCGCCCTCACAGCGTGGCTTCCCCAGCAGCCCGAAGATGCGGTCTCCGAGGGTGACCTCCTCAAGATCTGGAAGGGCCTCTTCTACTGCGTCTGGCACTCCGACAAGCTCCCCGCTCAGGTCGACCTCATCAACCGCCTCGCCTCCCTCCTCGACGCGCTGGCAGCCCCCCTCGCCGACCGCTACTTCGAGGCTTTCGTTCTCACCATCCGCCGCGAATGGGGTGGAATCGACTTCCTCCGCCTCGACAAATTCTACCTCTTGAACCGGCGGTTCCTCCGgcacctcttcctcctcctcaagAAGAACGATTGGGATCTCGATCTCTCTGCGCGCCTGATAGGGATTCTGTTGGAAAAATCGCTTCTTGCTGCCGATAAGTACCCGGCCCAGGGCGTCAATTACCACGTCGCCGAGATCTTCTTGGATGAGATCAAGGAGTTCCTCCCACTCTGTGTGGAAACCCTAGACGTGCTGCTGAAGCCCTTCTTCTTTGTGCTGGAGAAGTCTCCAGATAAGGTGTTGGTGAATAAGATCAAGGTGAATGTCTTTGATCGGTTGCTCCAGCATGGTGCGAAGCTGTTAGATATTGAGAAGGCTGGAAACCAAGTGGAGTCGTGCAGTGACGTTGAGAAATTTGGAAAGATTCCTTTCGCATGGAACTTTTCGAAAAATTTCCTCGACTCTGCTTCTGCTTCTGAAACACTTCAAGGCAATAGGAAAGCCCTGTTTGGTTTGCGTGATGGTTTCCTCAAATTGGAGAAGGATTTAGAGAAATCAGGGGTTCATATTTCTGTCCAGCACCGAGAAAATGGGAATTCAGTGAAGGTGCCCGAGCCAGTTGTCTCGGAGAATTCTGAACCATTTGAGTTGGAGATGGGAAGTGGTGATGGGGCTTCAGATGATCAGCcacccaagaagaagaagaagaaatcaaagaaagCATCGAGTGGCACCGAGAAGAAGAGCaaatccaaaaagaagaaatcattgGATTCAAATACAGAAACCAACGATGCTGAACCAATCACCGACATTAATAATGTGGTTAATGGTGAAAATGTGGTTAATGGTGATGCTACAGAAACCCATGAcgtgattaattttgatgaatgtgTAATCTCAAGTCTTCAGAAGCAGTTTGAGAAAGCTGCTGCTGAAGCTGGAATGGCAAATGATAACGAAAGATTAAGTGCTCTGCAAGCATCACTAGttactaataccatgcctaagaagagaaaaagagcgaAGAGTGCAGACAGGAAGACCACCACTAGTGGAAATGATGCTGATGGAGGAAGCATAGCAGGAAAGAGCAGAGAGAAGAGTGTTAAGAAGGTTAGGTTTTCAATGAAGAACAACTTGGTCTGGAAGCCACACAACCCTTTGCCTCCTCAGAGCTTGAGATTGCCACCATCTGCTACTCCAAGAGGTAGTGCACTAAAACAAGGTATTCCTCCTGGTCCTATCAAAGAGACCCCTCCGAAAGTTAAAAAGATCAAGGTGAAGACCGACTCTGTGAAGAAAATCAGGAAGCGCTCTGCTGTTTCTTCAGCAGTAAAGCACCTCCTGAAGCTACAAAGTCTTTCCACATAG
- the LOC140851080 gene encoding uncharacterized protein, whose translation MHSWFSMWKLRTLRLHVRIRFLSLYPKGAAECLLQSARELYERSKKEEVFSRFQKPEKEGQHFNGVPNCSAEVPCTESKEHEQEDPDGPNNCEVEDEEEEEEELDGYEYPPVVREDGYFPVDGNSYNVGESIPNDYLQELLRGFGKESQSNDALRGADLSDGEYQIYEQDSDDDNYYGDDGDGSI comes from the exons ATGCACA GTTGGTTCTCTATGTGGAAGCTCAGAACCTTGAGGTTGCATGTGAGAATACGGTTCCTGTCACTATATCCCAAGGGGGCTGCAGAATGCTTGTTGCAGTCAGCTCGTGAACTCTATGAAAGGTCTAAGAAAGAGGAAGTTTTTAGTAGATTTCAGAAACCTGAAAAGGAGGGTCAACATTTCAATGGAG TTCCTAACTGTTCTGCTGAGGTGCCATGTACCGAATCTAAGGAACATGAACAGGAAGATCCAGATGGGCCTAATAATTGTGAAGttgaagatgaagaagaggaggaagaggaactgGATGGATATGAATATCCACCAGTG GTACGTGAAGATGGTTATTTCCCAGTTGATGGTAACTCTT ATAATGTTGGAGAAAGCATTCCAAATGATTACCTGCAAGAGCTTTTGCGTGGCTTTGGTAAGGAGTCCCAATCTAATGATGCACTCCGGGGTGCTGATTTAAGTGATGGCGAATATCAGATATATGAACAAGATAGTGATGATGATAATTACTATGGCGATGATGGTGATGGTTCCATTTAA